One genomic region from Accipiter gentilis chromosome Z, bAccGen1.1, whole genome shotgun sequence encodes:
- the NAA35 gene encoding N-alpha-acetyltransferase 35, NatC auxiliary subunit isoform X1, protein MVMKASVEDDDSGWELGVPDKMEKSNTSWIDITQDFEEACRELKLGELLHDKLFGLFEAMSAIEMMDPKMDAGMIGNQVNRKVLNFEQAIKDGTIKIKDLTSPELVGIMDTCFCCLITWLEGHSLAQTVFTCLYIHNPDFIEDPAMKAFALGILKICDIAREKVNKAAVFEEEDFQSMTYGFKMANSVTDLRVTGMLKDVEDDMQRRVKSTRSRQGEERDPEVELEHQQCLAVFSRVKFTRVLLTVLIAFTKKETSAVAEAQKLMTQAADLLSAIHNSLHHGIQAQNDTTKGDHPIMMGFEPLVNQRLLPPTFPRYAKIIKREEMVNYFSKLIDRIKTVCEVVNLTNLHCILDFFCEFSEQSPCVLSRSLLQTTFLVDNKKVFGTHLMQDMVKDALRSFVSPPVLSPKCCLYNNHQAKDYIDSFVTHCVRPFCSLIQIHGHNRARQRDKLGHILEEFATLQDEAEKVDAALHSMLLKQEPQRQHLACLGTWVLYHNLRIMIQYLLSGFELELYSMHEYYYIYWYLSEFLYAWLMSTLSRADSSQMAEERIMEEQQKGRSSKKTKKKKKVRPLSREITMSQAYQNMCAGMYKTMIAFDMDGKVRKPKFELDSEQVRYEHRFAPFNSVITPPPVHYLQFKEMSDLNKYSPPPQSSDLYMAASKHFQQAKMILENIPNPDYEVNRILKVAKPNIVVMKLLAGGHKKDSKVPPEFDFSPHKYFPVVKLV, encoded by the exons ATGGTTATGAAAGCTTCAGTAGAAGATGATGATTCAGGATGGGAACTCGGTGTGCCTGACAAGATGGAAAAGAGTAATACAAGCTGGATAGATATAACCCAGGATTTTGAAGAAGCTTGTAGAG AACTGAAGTTAGGAGAACTGCTTCATGACAAGCT CTTTGGTCTTTTTGAAGCCATGTCTGCCATTGAAATGATGGATCCCAAGATGGACGCTGGTATGATTGGAAACCAAGTTAATAGAAAGGTTCTTAACTTTGAGCAAGCTATTAAG GATGGCACCATTAAAATAAAGGATCTCACTTCACCTGAGCTGGTAGGAATAATGGAtacatgtttttgttgtttg ATAACATGGTTAGAGGGACATTCCTTGGCACAGACCGTATTCACGTGCCTTTATATTCATAATCCAGACTTTATAGAAGATCCTGCTATGAAGGCTTTTGCTCTAGGGATCCTAAAAATCTGTGATATTGCCAGAGAAAAGGTTAACAAAGCAGCTGTTTTTGAGGAG gaaGATTTTCAGTCAATGACTTACGGATTTAAGATGGCCAACAGTGTGACAGATCTTAGAGTTACAG GTATGCTAAAAGATGTAGAAGATGACATGCAAAGACGAGTGAAG AGTACTCGAAGTCGACAAGGAGAAGAGAGAGATCCAGAAGTTGAACTTGAA CATCAGCAGTGTTTAGCTGTGTTCAGCAGAGTCAAGTTTACCCGCGTACTACTGACTGTTCTAATAGCATTTACCAAAAAAGAG ACAAGTGCTGTTGCAGAAGCTCAGAAACTAATGACTCAGGCAGCTGACTTGCTTTCTGCCATCCACAATTCATTGCATCATGGTATCCAGGCACAGAATGATACCACTAAAGGAG ATCATCCTATTATGATGGGCTTTGAGCCCCTTGTTAATCAGAGATTGCTGCCACCAACTTTCCCTCGatatgcaaaaataattaaaagggaagaaatggtCAATTATTTTTCCAAACTAATAGACCGAATAAAAACTGTATGTGAAGTAGTCAACTTAACTAATTTGCACTGTATACTG GATTTTTTCTGTGAGTTTAGTGAGCAATCACCATGTGTTCTTTCAAGATCCCTGTTACAG ACGACTTTTCTGGTAGATAACAAGAAGGTATTTGGCACTCACCTAATGCAAGACATGGTAAAAGATGCTTTAAGGTCTTTTGTCAGTCCTCCAGTACTTTCTCCAAA GTGTTGTCTTTATAATAATCACCAGGCGAAGGACTACATTGATTCCTTTGTGACACATTGCGTTCGG CCATTCTGTAGTCTGATTCAAATCCATGGACACAATAGAGCTCGTCAGAGAGATAAACTAGGTCACATTCTTGAGGAATTTGCCACCCTCCAGGATGAG GCAGAGAAAGTAGATGCAGCACTTCATAGTATGTTACTGAAGCAGGAACCACAAAGGCAACATCTGGCTTGCTTGGGCACCTGGGTCCTATATCATAACCTTCGTATTATGATACAGTATCTTCTGAGTGGCTTTGAATTGGAACTTTACAGTATGCATGAATATTACTACATATATTG GTACCTATCGGAGTTCCTCTATGCCTGGTTGATGTCAACACTGAGCCGCGCTGACAGCTCTCAGATGGCGGAGGAAAGAATAATGGAGGAACAACAGAAAGGCCGTAGTAgtaagaagacaaagaaaaagaagaaag TTCGCCCTCTCAGCAGAGAGATCACCATGAGTCAAGCATACCAAAATATGTGTGCTGGGATGTACAAG ACAATGATCGCATTTGACATGGATGGCAAAGTAAGAAAACCTAAGTTTGAACTGGACAGTGAACAAGTTCGATATGAGCACAGGTTTGCTCCATTCAACAGTGTTATCACACCACCCCCAGTGCACTACTTGCAGTTTAAA GAAATGTCTGATTTAAATAAGTACAGCCCACCTCCTCAGTCATCAGATCTCTACATGGCAGCTAGCAAACACTTCCAGCAAGCTAAAATGATTCTTGAGAATATTCCTAATCCAGATTATGAG GTCAATCGAATTCTAAAAGTTGCTAAACCCAATATTGTGGTCATGAAGCTGCTGGCAGGAGGCCACAAAAAGGACTCTAAG GTCCCTCCAGAATTTGACTTCTCCCCtcataaatattttccagttgtgAAGCTTGTTTGA
- the NAA35 gene encoding N-alpha-acetyltransferase 35, NatC auxiliary subunit isoform X2 gives MDTCFCCLITWLEGHSLAQTVFTCLYIHNPDFIEDPAMKAFALGILKICDIAREKVNKAAVFEEEDFQSMTYGFKMANSVTDLRVTGMLKDVEDDMQRRVKSTRSRQGEERDPEVELEHQQCLAVFSRVKFTRVLLTVLIAFTKKETSAVAEAQKLMTQAADLLSAIHNSLHHGIQAQNDTTKGDHPIMMGFEPLVNQRLLPPTFPRYAKIIKREEMVNYFSKLIDRIKTVCEVVNLTNLHCILDFFCEFSEQSPCVLSRSLLQTTFLVDNKKVFGTHLMQDMVKDALRSFVSPPVLSPKCCLYNNHQAKDYIDSFVTHCVRPFCSLIQIHGHNRARQRDKLGHILEEFATLQDEAEKVDAALHSMLLKQEPQRQHLACLGTWVLYHNLRIMIQYLLSGFELELYSMHEYYYIYWYLSEFLYAWLMSTLSRADSSQMAEERIMEEQQKGRSSKKTKKKKKVRPLSREITMSQAYQNMCAGMYKTMIAFDMDGKVRKPKFELDSEQVRYEHRFAPFNSVITPPPVHYLQFKEMSDLNKYSPPPQSSDLYMAASKHFQQAKMILENIPNPDYEVNRILKVAKPNIVVMKLLAGGHKKDSKVPPEFDFSPHKYFPVVKLV, from the exons ATGGAtacatgtttttgttgtttg ATAACATGGTTAGAGGGACATTCCTTGGCACAGACCGTATTCACGTGCCTTTATATTCATAATCCAGACTTTATAGAAGATCCTGCTATGAAGGCTTTTGCTCTAGGGATCCTAAAAATCTGTGATATTGCCAGAGAAAAGGTTAACAAAGCAGCTGTTTTTGAGGAG gaaGATTTTCAGTCAATGACTTACGGATTTAAGATGGCCAACAGTGTGACAGATCTTAGAGTTACAG GTATGCTAAAAGATGTAGAAGATGACATGCAAAGACGAGTGAAG AGTACTCGAAGTCGACAAGGAGAAGAGAGAGATCCAGAAGTTGAACTTGAA CATCAGCAGTGTTTAGCTGTGTTCAGCAGAGTCAAGTTTACCCGCGTACTACTGACTGTTCTAATAGCATTTACCAAAAAAGAG ACAAGTGCTGTTGCAGAAGCTCAGAAACTAATGACTCAGGCAGCTGACTTGCTTTCTGCCATCCACAATTCATTGCATCATGGTATCCAGGCACAGAATGATACCACTAAAGGAG ATCATCCTATTATGATGGGCTTTGAGCCCCTTGTTAATCAGAGATTGCTGCCACCAACTTTCCCTCGatatgcaaaaataattaaaagggaagaaatggtCAATTATTTTTCCAAACTAATAGACCGAATAAAAACTGTATGTGAAGTAGTCAACTTAACTAATTTGCACTGTATACTG GATTTTTTCTGTGAGTTTAGTGAGCAATCACCATGTGTTCTTTCAAGATCCCTGTTACAG ACGACTTTTCTGGTAGATAACAAGAAGGTATTTGGCACTCACCTAATGCAAGACATGGTAAAAGATGCTTTAAGGTCTTTTGTCAGTCCTCCAGTACTTTCTCCAAA GTGTTGTCTTTATAATAATCACCAGGCGAAGGACTACATTGATTCCTTTGTGACACATTGCGTTCGG CCATTCTGTAGTCTGATTCAAATCCATGGACACAATAGAGCTCGTCAGAGAGATAAACTAGGTCACATTCTTGAGGAATTTGCCACCCTCCAGGATGAG GCAGAGAAAGTAGATGCAGCACTTCATAGTATGTTACTGAAGCAGGAACCACAAAGGCAACATCTGGCTTGCTTGGGCACCTGGGTCCTATATCATAACCTTCGTATTATGATACAGTATCTTCTGAGTGGCTTTGAATTGGAACTTTACAGTATGCATGAATATTACTACATATATTG GTACCTATCGGAGTTCCTCTATGCCTGGTTGATGTCAACACTGAGCCGCGCTGACAGCTCTCAGATGGCGGAGGAAAGAATAATGGAGGAACAACAGAAAGGCCGTAGTAgtaagaagacaaagaaaaagaagaaag TTCGCCCTCTCAGCAGAGAGATCACCATGAGTCAAGCATACCAAAATATGTGTGCTGGGATGTACAAG ACAATGATCGCATTTGACATGGATGGCAAAGTAAGAAAACCTAAGTTTGAACTGGACAGTGAACAAGTTCGATATGAGCACAGGTTTGCTCCATTCAACAGTGTTATCACACCACCCCCAGTGCACTACTTGCAGTTTAAA GAAATGTCTGATTTAAATAAGTACAGCCCACCTCCTCAGTCATCAGATCTCTACATGGCAGCTAGCAAACACTTCCAGCAAGCTAAAATGATTCTTGAGAATATTCCTAATCCAGATTATGAG GTCAATCGAATTCTAAAAGTTGCTAAACCCAATATTGTGGTCATGAAGCTGCTGGCAGGAGGCCACAAAAAGGACTCTAAG GTCCCTCCAGAATTTGACTTCTCCCCtcataaatattttccagttgtgAAGCTTGTTTGA